A part of Cannabis sativa cultivar Pink pepper isolate KNU-18-1 chromosome 6, ASM2916894v1, whole genome shotgun sequence genomic DNA contains:
- the LOC115694767 gene encoding basic blue protein encodes MAQGRVSAMTVAALVLLMVLVGHSEFARAATYTVGGTNGWTFNSAGWPKGKRFRTGDTLVFNYGQGAHNVVAVNRAGYQSCRTPKGSKVFTSGRDQIKLVKGQNYFICNFPQHCESGMKIAVTAA; translated from the exons ATGGCTCAGGGAAGAGTCAGTGCAATGACCGTAGCAGCTTTGGTGCTGTTGATGGTGTTGGTTGGTCACTCTGAGTTTGCTCGTGCCGCCACCTACACTGTCGGCGGTACCAACGGTTGGACCTTTAACTCTGCTGGTTGGCCTAAGGGAAAGCGTTTTAGGACTGGTGACACACTTG TGTTCAATTATGGACAGGGGGCACACAATGTGGTGGCTGTGAACAGAGCCGGTTACCAGAGTTGCAGGACCCCAAAGGGTTCCAAAGTGTTTACAAGTGGAAGAGATCAGATCAAGCTTGTTAAAGGACAGAACTACTTCATTTGCAATTTCCCTCAGCACTGTGAATCTGGCATGAAAATTGCCGTGACTGCAGCCTAG